The stretch of DNA TCGTCCCCAAAAATGGTAATATGCTCCCGCTTGCCGAGGGCGGTTTCCAAAATAATCGGAATCAAATGGGTTTCCGGGCGGTGATCTTCGCCGATTTCCCCGGTCGATCTTGCCCCGGCCACATTGAAGTAGCGGAGGGAAACATATTTCAAGCCGTGGGCCTGTTCACACCATTTCATCATTTTTTCCATGGCCAGCTTCGTTTCCCCGTAGGTATTGGTCGGAACGGTCGGCATATCTTCCGTAATCGGCACCTTTTCCGGCTCCCCGTAAACGGCCGCGGTGGAAGAAAACACGATCCGTTTGACCCCCGCCCCGATCATCGTCTCGAGCAAGACTTGCGTGCCGTACACGTTGTTATCGTAATAGGCCAGCGGGATCTTCATCGACTCGCCGACAAGGGAGTTGGCGGCAAAATGGATGACCCCTTCAATATCTTCCTTTTTAAAAACATCCTTTAAAAAGTCCCGGTCCCGGATATCTCCTTGATATAATTTTGCTTTCGGATGAACGGCCTGTCTGTGGCCCGTTTGGAAGTTGTCGACCACAACCACATCGTAGCCTTCGTCGATCAGCTGATAAACGCAATGGGAACCGATGTATCCGGCTCCGCCTAAGACCAGGATGCTCAAATGGATCACCTTTCCTTTCTGTCGCATGTGGAAAAAAGGGGATAAAGTCCAAGAATTTGTGAAAGATGCGGGCGCAAAGCTGTTCCATCTCCGGGTGGCCGTGTTTCCTCGGCCGGGAGGAGGGTTTTGCACAAACAGGAGGACTTGGCCGAAAAAGAGGGGAAGGATTTTCCCCTCGGCAAAAATTCAAACCAGATCAAATTCTCCGGCGGCCAATTCCTTCGCTCCATCCCCTATGGTAACATGATAGAAAGCGGCTTCATAGCCGATTTTTTCCTTGTAGATCCGGCCGACGTTTTCGATGAAGCGCGGGATTTGTTCCGTTTCAACGATGGCGATGGCGCATCCGCCGAATCCCGCTCCGGTCATGCGCGCCCCCAAAACCCCTTCCTGCTCCCAGGCCGCTTCCACAATCGCATCCAATTCCGGGCCGGTCACTTCATAGTCATCCCGCAAGGAAATATGGGATTCGTTCATCAACCGGCCGAATAATTGCAAATCGTTCCTTTTTAAGGCCTCCGCCGCCCGGATCGTCCTTGCGTTTTCATAAACCGCGTGCTTCGCCCGCCTGCGGACGACCGGATCCGTCAGATTGGGGCTCAGGTCTTCAAACTGTTCGGGAGTCAAATCCCCCAAACTTTGAATGGCGGCGTGCCGCTGCAAAATTTGCAAGGCCGTGTCGCACTCTTTCCGCCGCTCATTATACTTCGAGCCCGCCAGTTCCCTCCGCTTGTTCGTGTTCATGATCACGATCCGATAGCCGTCCAAGCGGATGGGATAATATTCGTATTTCAAGGTGTTGCAATCCAACAGAATGGCCGTATCCTTTTTTCCCATGCCGACGGCGAACTGGTCCATGATCCCGCTGTTTACGCCGATAAACTCGTTTTCCACTTTCTTTCCGATCTTTACCAATTCCAGCCGATCCACCGAGAGGCCGAACAATTTTTCCAGCATGACCCCCGTCGCCATCTCAATCGATGCGGAAGAAGAAAGCCCCGCCCCGTTCGGGATGTTTCCATAAAACAGGACGTCCGCGCCGCCATCGATCGGATGGCCCGCATCGGCCAGCATCTTTACCATGCCCTTCGGATAATTGGCCCAGTCATGTTCTTTCTTGTACGCCAAATCGTCCAAATCGAACGTGATGATCCCCCGTTCGGGAAAGTTCGCGGAGTACATGCGAAACACCCGGTCGTTCCTTTTCCGAGCCAGGGCGTACGTACCGAAGGTGATCGCGCAAGGAAACACGTATCCGCCGTTATAGTCGGTATGCTCCCCGATCAGATTGATCCGGCCGGGGGCGAAAAACAAGCGGAAGTGATCGGCGGCAAAGGTTTCTTTGAATAAACGTGAGAGTTGTTCCACATTCATCGTTCCTGCTCCTTTAATCAATATTCCTAAGTTAAGAGTAAAATAAACTTATCATTTTATCAATATTTTAGTTAACTTTTACTAAAATTATAGCTTCAGCCGTTCAAAAAATGTTAACATTTAAAATTTTTCTCCCCTGACAAAAAGGGTGTCTTACTGCCAGACACCCTATCAATCGATCCCGAAAATGCCGTCTTATTTATCATCATGTGATGCCGCGATACGGCCTATTTAAGATTTTTGACCGGATAATCTTTTTGCCTTCAGGAATAAAAGGGCACCCGTGAATAAGACCACCGCTCCCGCCAATAATATTTGAAAATGGCTGGTTCCGGTGTCCGGAAGTTTCCGAGCCGGGTCGTTGCTTTCCGCTTCAGGATGATGTCCCCTTGCGAATTTATCAGGCACTAAAATTCCCTGTTCCTCTTTTTCATCCTTTGCATTTTCCTGTTGGCCGTTTCCCGTTCCTCCATGATTCCCGGTCTCTCCCTGTCCGCCTTTTTCCCCGTCCGGCGTATAATCCCCGACCCGATATAAATAGAAGTCGTCCAAAGTTCCCCAGGCGCCGGCTCCGGCTTTAATGCTCGCCCCGATTGTAACCGTACCGTCCAAAACAAGGATCCCTTTAATTTCCGGATTCACCCAATTTGCCCAACCGTTGACGGAAGTCCCCGTTTTGTATAATTTTTCGCCCGTATCGGCAAAAATGTACATTTCTGCGTCTTTCGCGTCTCCACCTTGCAGGAATAAATTGAAGTTATAATAACCCGGCTCCAATCCGGTAATCGTCTGTTCCACCATAAAATCCACCGCTTGGTCTGAATAAAAATGCAAAGAGTAATTCCCCGTCTTTGCATCGGAAGCCTTGTTCAAAAAATCGGTATGGGGAGAGGTGCCGTTTCTGTATGTGATTTTCCACATACTTCTGTCTTCTTCTTCAAAACTCGGATTCAAAACATAATTTTTCGGTTTAATTTCCAGGTACATGGTAACGTTATAAATTCCCAAGACTTTCCCCCGTATCTCATATCGGCCAATGCCTTTCCGGACCGCATCTTCAATCGCCGCTTCGTCCCATGCGACGGTTTCCGACTTTTCCGTACCGTCATTGTAAACCACTGATACTTTTTCGGGGACAGGAATTTTTTCCCCTTCATAAACACTTAAATAAATGTTTTTTATTTCATCAATTTTCAAAGGGGCTACTGCTCCGGTATCCACATATTTGAAAACATTCAAGGAAGGTAACGGATGGCCGTGAAAATCAAACAACGCCTGATTATCAACCGCGCTTCCCCCGTACCATTTGCCCGCGTCTTCAGGATCATACTCGGCAGCAAAACGGGTGGCCCAACCCGACCCATATTTCTCCCAGATTTCTTTATTTTTCTCCAAATTTTCCGGAGGACCTACCGGTATCCAAGCGGGTTCCCAATAAAACACGCCGATCCCTGCTTCGCCCACCTGCACAACCGCATCGATCACATCTCTTATCGCATGTGCTTGTCCCTGAACGGTGACCGGATAGTTTAATGTTTGACCGGATTTTGGAGCGGTGTTTTCATGGCCGTCTCCGTCCTCGTACGTGTAGACATAGGATGTCTCCGCAACCATCACTTTTTTCCCGTACGTGTCCGCCACATGTTTTAATACGGCCGTCAAATTCTCCAGCGAACCGTGCCAATACGGGTAATAGGAGCTTGCAAAAACATCATAATCCACATGGTTTTTATTCAATGTTTCCGCAATCGTTTCGTATCCGCCGGGAACCTCGGGGTTGGTAAAATGCAAAACGACGAGGATATCCTTGCTGACGTCCCGGACGGCTTTGCTTCCTTGATTAAACAATTCGCAGATCTTTGGCCATTCTTTTTCCCCCGCAAGACCTCCGTTCGTTTCATTGCCGATTTGAACCATTCCGACGTCAACGCCCGCATTCCTTAAAGCTTGCAGACTTTCTTTTGTATATTCATATAAAGCTTCTTTCTTTTCTTCAAAAGTTAAATTTGACCAGGCTTTTGGCGCTTTTTGTTTGGCCGGATCCGCCCAAAAATCCGAGTAATGGAAATCCACCAAAACCTTCATCCCGTTTGCGGTCGCTCTTTGCCCGATTTTGATCGCTTTTGTGAGATCATTATTTCCTCCGCCGTAGCCTCTTCCCGAGGAATCATAAGGGTCGTTCCAGACCCGTACACGGACATAATTGATCCCGGCCTCTGCCAATGTTTGAAAAATATCCTGTTCTTCTCCCTTGAAGTTATAAAATTTTACCCCGCTCTCTTCCAACGCGATGATGCTGGAAACATCCGCTCCTTTAATAAAATTTTTACTAATGCCGTCCACTCGCTCCACAAATAGATCAGCCTGTACAGGTTCCGGGACTTTCACCAACCGAAAATGATCGATGTATCCCCAAGCGTTCGGCTTACCGGAAACAGCGGCACCCACAGTAATATTCTGTTGGTCCTCCTTCCATTCAAACTTCAACTTAATCGTCTCCCATTGGTTATAGCCTTTGGTAACGGCAGCATTGGTTATACTTTCCCCCGCAAAGAGGGCCACTTCACCCGCTTCATCGCCCGTCCCGCCCATGATCCTCACCGACAGTTCATAATATCCTGCCGGAAGTTTATCGATCGTTTGCTTGATGGTAAAAGATCCCGTCCCTTCGGCCGAATCCTTGACCCAATACTTGAGAGCGAAATTCCCTTCATCCGGTTCGATATACGGATCGTTTCCGTAGGGAAAGTGTCGGATATCTAAAAAATCCCAATTATCTGTTTCAATTTGCCAAGAATGATCTTCCCAAAAATCCGTTTCAAACCCGCCGTTTTTTAAATAACTGTCTTCGGTTTGATCCAATATCCCTGCCGCATTTACAAAACCGTTTGGCTGTAAACTGTTGAAAAACAGCAAAACAACGGAGGCCATAATGACGTTTATTTTTTTGATGTTTAAACGTTTCCTTTCCATCTCGCACCCCCACCTAAGCTATAGGAAGGTGGTCCCGCAACCGGGTTTGAATTATCTCGATGAAAGGGACCGTTCCGCAATTTTCACCTCGTATTTTTCCAAAACCGTTTCACCGTAAAGGGTTTCGCCGGTAAGCAGATCTTTCAATTCGGTTTCAAATGCGACCGGCTGTTTTTCTTCCGTAAAATTCATCACAAACACATATTCATGGGCCTCATCCCTGCGGACTTGCACCGAAACCCCTTTGCCGTGCCTCACCGTTACGGGCGGTTTAATCCCCAATTCCTCCGTTAAATTGCCATAAAAAGCTTGATGAAAAGCCGCTTCCAGGCGCGCTCCCAGAAAATAAGCCTTTCCTTTTCCGAAGGGATGGACGGTGATTGCCGGCGTATGGGCGTAAAAATCTTCCAAATATTCCCCTAAAACTGCCGCGCTTCGATTTTCGATGACCGTCGCATAATCTTTTACGACAAAAGTTTTATTTTCATAGGTTACGGAGTTTTTATCCTTCGGGTAATAGGTGTCGATCTCAAGGGGAGTGATCCCGAAAACTTCCTGAAGTTCCTTCGGCCATCCGCCCAGGTAGACCAAGTCGTTTTCGTCGACGAGGCCGCTCAAATAAGTCATGACCAAAGTACCGCCATTTTTCACATATTCCTTTAGTTTTCCGAGGGTTTCCCCGCTTGCCAGATAAAGCATCGGGGCGATTAACAGCTTGTATCGGGAAAAATCCTTTTCTTTTGTAATTACATCCACCGGGATGTCCCGTTCCCAGAAAAACCGGTAATGTTCCTGGAGGGTTTGCGGATATCGCTTCGTCTCCATGGCGAAACCTTGCGCGTCATTCAAGGCCCAATTATTCTCCCAATCATATAAAATTCCGACTTCCGATTGACGGTTTGAACCGGTAATTTTTCCTATTTTCTCCAGTATCTCACCCAACTTGGCCACTTCTTTGAACACCCGGTTATCGCTGCGGTTATCATGATCGACGACGGCACCGTGAAATTTTTCCGCGGATCCCCTGGATTTTCTCCATTGGAAATACATGACGCTGTCCGAACCGTGGGCGATCATCTGCAGCGAGGAAAGAATATGCATCCCCGGCCGTTTCGCCTTATTGACGTTTTGCCAGTTTACGCCGCTCGGCGTCGATTCCATCAATATGAACGGCTGCTGTTTTAAACTGCGGTATAGGTCATTAATGAACCCCACTTTCATGGCCAGATCCGCAGTGGTTTCCCAATCGTTGTGCCAGGCGGGATAAGCGTCCCAGCTGACCACGTCCACATGTTTGGCGAATTTGCTGTAATCCAGTCCCTGGAAGGGGATCAAATCATAGGTATCGGCCATAAAATTGGTCGTAATCGGTATGTGGGGCGTGATTTCCCTTAACGGCACGATCTCATTTTCAAAGAAGGAAATGGTTTGATCGGTGACAAATCGTTTCCAGTCCAGTTTCAGGCCGTGAATGCTGTTTTCCCCGATCGGGGACGGCGACTCGATCTGGGACCAGTCGGTGTAAGTATGGCTCCAGAAAGCGGTCCACCATGCATCGTTCAACGCCTTCAAGTCATTGTTATATTTTTTCTTCAACCATTCCCGAAATGCGTTTTGGCAGTTTTCGCAATGGCATTCCCCGCTGTATTCGTTGGAAACATGCCACATCAACAAGGCGGGATGCTTCCCGTATCTTTCCGCCAGCAGGCGGTTGATGTTTTGCGTCTTTTCCCGGTAGATTTTTGAAGTGAAACAGTGGTTGTGCCTTCCTCCGTGCAATTGCTTCATCCTGTATTCATTGACCCGCAAAATTTCCGGATATCTTTGCGACATCCATGCCGGGCGGGCGCCGCTGGGCGTCGCCAAAATGATTCTCCCGCCGTTTTTGTAAATATTGTCGAAAATCTCATCCAGCCATTCGAAGTTGTATACCCCTTCTTCCGGCTCCAGCATGCTCCAGGAAAAAATCCCGACGGAAAAGGTATTGGTGCGGGTCATCTTCATGAACTTCAAATCATCGGCCAAAATATCTTTCCTGTCCAGCCACTGGTCCGGATTGTAATCGCCACCGTGCAAGAAATATTTGGCGTCTGTCACGTATGTTTTCCTTACCATCCTGCAGTCTCCTTTTTGCAAAAATGATTTTGTCGGTTATTCGTAACGCCTGAGACAAAAAATGATTTATCTCTCTTTCGTTCCACCCGAGGTCAAAATTGAAGGGTTATCCCTTCGTTCCGCCTGAGGTCAGACCGGATACGAAATTCTTTTGCAACATGAGAAAGACGATTGCCACCGGTATGCTGATCAAGATCGCCCCAGCGGCGAAGGTTGTGTAACTGGCGCCCATCACTTGGTTGACCAGGTTATACAGCCCGATCGGCAGCGTGTAAGATTCCGGCGTCCGCAATATCGCCGAAGACAGCACAAAATCTCCGAGCGGCCCGGTAAATCCGTTCATCGCCACAACGGCGATCATCGGCTTGGACAGCGGAACCAATATGCGGAAAAAGATTTTCGTGTGACTGGCGCCGTCGATTCGCGCGCTTTCATCCAAATCGACGGGAATCGAATCTAAATATCCTTTCATGAGATAGGTATTCATCGGAATCAGCCCGCCGATGTACAAGAAGATCAGCAGCCAATGGCTGTTCATCATTCCCAGCATTTGTGCCAGCACAAACAGGGCAACCAATGCGGAGAACTGGGGAACCATTTGCAATAGCAGAAACAAAGTCAGTCCGTTCTTTCTCCCTTTAAAACGGAATCTGGAAAAGGCATAGGCGGAAAAGGATACCGTGATCACGCTGCCAATCATGGTAAAAAAGCTGATTTTCATCGAGTTGATAAACCATTGTACGTATTGCAGGCTTTCTTTTCCTTCAAACAACTCTTTATAGTGGTCCAGCGTAGGATTTTTCGGAATGATGGATGTGCTGACCAGGCTGTTGCCCGGATTAAAACTGGCACCGACCGTCCAAAGCAGCGGATAAATGATGATAACCATCATGAAACCCAAGATGAGATAGGAGATAAGAAGGCGAATGAATTTCCTTTTTTTCATATCGAGCCGCATCCCTACACCCCCTCTTTAAACGACCGGGATTTTCGGAAAAACCATAAGGAAATGAGGATGACGAAGGTGGAAAGCAAAATCGTTAAGGCAGCCGCCAAGGAATATTGGCTGGATTGCATCGTCAGCTTATAAATCCAGGAAACCAGTATATCGGTGCCTCCCGCCGTGGAACCGGGCACCGCAGGACCGCCGCCGTTAAATAAGTAAATGATGTTAAAGTTGTTAAAATTGAATGTAAATTGGGTGATAATGATCGGCGCGATGGAAATTAAAATCAACGGAAGCGTAATGTATCTGAATTTCGAAAACACCGAGGCCCCGTCGATGGTCGCCGCCTCGTACAGATCGTTCGGAATCGATTGCAGAACGCCTGTGGTTACCAAAAATACATACGGAAAGCCAAGCCAACCTTGCATAAGGATCAAAGCGAGCTTGGTCCATTGGGCATTCGTCATCCACGGAATGGGATCAATGCCAAAAAAGGCCAGGATCTGATTGTTAATCGCTCCGAAGCTGTCGTTAAACAGTCCGGAAAAAATCAAAATCGTCACAAATCCGGGCACGGCCCATGGCAAAATGAGAACGGTTCGGATCAAACCCTTGAATTTGAGATCCTTTTGATGGACGATGACCGCCATCAGGATTCCCAGGCTGACTTGCAAAGTGGAAGCAACAACGGTCCAAACGATCGTCCAGCCCAGGACGTCAAAAAATGTCGACCGCCAAATGTCCACCGTAAAAATCTTTTTAAACGTATCCAAGCCGACCCAATCGACCAATTTCGCGGGCGGAGAATGATACAGATCATAATTGGTAAATGCCAAGGCGATGCTGAATAAGATCGGGAAGATCACCGCAAAAATCAGGATGAACAAGGAAGGTCCGGTCAACAGATAGGGGTAACCTTGTTCGATCAAATTGTGATATTCTTCCCTTAAAGAACCGACCGGCTTATTTTCATCCCTTAATTTCCCGACTCTGTAGGCATCACGCAGGTTGAAATAATAAATGAGGAGCCCTAACCCGGTTACGATGAGGGCGATGATTCCTTCCGCCAGCAAAAAAATCGAGTTGTCCCGCGGCACTTCCGTACCCAAAGTGACAATTCCCCAAAAACCCATGTTCAATAAATCGTAAAATGCCGAGAAAAAGGCGATGGTTAAAATAAAAAAAACCGCTCCTTTGATCCACTGCCTGTTATAAAATTGGCCCAGCCCGGGAATGAGCGACAAAAGCAGGGCGATTTTCCTGTGGGGCATTCGTCTTCACCTCTTGAACGATCAGGATATGAATATGGAAAGACAGGAATGGTGCCGACTATTGCCTTTTAATAGTTGACACCATCCCCTCAAAAACCCGTTTATTTTTTCCCGTGATTGGCTTTAATTTGATTTTTGATCGTTTGCACCGCCTGATCCAAAGCTTTCTTCGCATCCGCTTTTCCTGTTACAATCGTCTGCAAAGCGGAATCAATCGGAGTCCAAACCTCATTCATTTCCGGGATATTCGGGGTTAATTCGGAAAACTGGGATTGTTGCGCGACGGCCCGGGCCCCTTCATTTTGGGTGATTGCCGGATCTTCGGCCAACGCTTTTACGGCAGGCACTTCTTTCGTAATTTCATACCGTTTCTTTGAATTTTCGGCATTGGCCAAGAAAATCACGAGTTTTTCCGCGAGTTCAGGATTCTTGGAATAGGCGCTTACGTTGTAGCTTTTTACCCCCAGAAAAGAACTCATGTTTTTCCCCGGAGTGACTTCAGGCAATTTGGCCACACCGTAATTGATCCCCGCGGCTTTATAAGGTTCCAGATTCCACGGACCGGAAATGACGGCAGCCGCCTTTCCTTCCGAGAACAAGGAATCCAAAACATTGATCGCCTGTTCCCCGATCATCCCTTTCGGGAAAAGTCCGTCTTGATAAAACTTCTTGATAAATTCAGCACCTTTTACGGCGCCTTCATTGTTCAGGCCGATATCTTCCGGATTATAATTCCCGTTTTCATCCTTCCCGAAGATATAGCTTCCATAAGCGCTCATCACGCTTTGGGCATAATAGATTTGATCCCACAAAGCCAACAGTCCGTACTTTTTGCCGTCGGTCATTTTTTTGGACAGCTCGTACCATTCTTCCAAAGTGGAAGGCAGTTCATCTTCGGAAATCAGATCTTTGTTATAGAAGAGAATGGTCGTCTCTACCGCTTTCGGCAAACCGTAAACTTTGCCGTTTACAATTTGCGATTGCATGGCAACGTCGGTATAGATGGACCGGATATCTTCCCCGACGTTCAACTCCTTGACCAAACCTTCCGTCACTGCAGTTCCGATTTGATCGCCGGGCATGGTAAAGACATCCGGGCCGGTGCCCGCAGGGCCGTCAAGCCGCAAATTTTCCAGTTGCTGGGCATAGGGTTTTTCCACAACTTTGATCTTCACGTTATTTTCTTTTTCAAATTGCTCAATCGCATCTTTAATCCCCTCGGATTTTTCGATGTCTTCCCATACCAGCAAATCATAATCTTTGCCTGATTTCGATTTCGAGGAAGATTTTTCATTGCCGCTTTCCTTTGGGCCGCAGCCGGCCAAAACCAGGCTCAAGGCGAACATGCTCAAAGCCGCGCGCAAAAAACCTTTACCCATCATCGACTCTCCCTTCACTCAAATAATTACTAATTTGAAAACGCTTTTTTTACTAAAATAAATATAGCATATTAAGTAAAACTTGTAAATAATTATTTTACTATAATTTAATAAAATATTTTACTTAATGGAAGAAAAATCCCTGTCGCCTCCATCCCCACCCGGGGAAGGGGATCGAGGATATGGGCCCCGGGCACGCGCAATTTTCGGCCAAATCCGCATCTCGGTTTCAAAGAGGCGCGTTTTCTAAGGATCCGCCACGGGAAATAGGTTTAATTGGTGCTTTTTCTTACGATTAATTTAGCTCCGATATACAAGGTCTTCACGGTTTTCCTTTTTTCCAGCACCTGTTCAAGCAAGAATTGAATGGCATTTTTGCAAATTTCATGGATATCGATATGAAAGGTGGTCAGGGGAGGGGATACGTATTTGGTTATGCTGATATTGTTAACACTGATGATGCTTACCCGGCCCGGTATGGCGATGCCATGTTCATTCAACGCCTGAAGGCAGCCGACGGCAATCGGATCCGAGGCGACGAAAAATGCTGTCGGCAAATCTTCCCCCAATCGCTGAATCGCTTTCTTCATCAAATGGTATCCGTTTTCGACGGAGAAGCCCCGGTTACAAAAAATATAGCTTTCTTTTAAAAGTCCCGCTTCTTGCATATACGTTCGAAAGGTCCGCTCCCGGATGTCCATTTCATCCTCGCCGGTATTCGGATTATAATAGGTGCCGCCGACAAAACCGATTTCCGTATGCTTTTTTTCCATAAAAAAATCGATCGCTCTTGTTGTAATCCGTTTCAAGTCGGGAAGGACGGAGTCGAAATGATCGGGATCCGGAGCCGTATCCAAAAAAACGCCGCACTTGGTAATTTTCCGCAAACGGTCCAGCTCTTTTTCGGAAAAACCCCCGACGGCGATAAACCCTTGGATATCATCGGGGACTTGATCGATCCCGTCGGTGATTTTATAAGTGGTTAATTCCACATTATTTGCCTTTGCCAACTTCTCCAATTCCATTCTCATCGTCTTAAAGTAAACGTCTTCCAGCT from Caldibacillus debilis DSM 16016 encodes:
- a CDS encoding LacI family DNA-binding transcriptional regulator, which gives rise to MATIKDVAAEAGYSIATVSRVLNNDPNLSVTEETRKKIFEAAEKLNYRKKTIRPLVKNIAFLYWITDKEELEDVYFKTMRMELEKLAKANNVELTTYKITDGIDQVPDDIQGFIAVGGFSEKELDRLRKITKCGVFLDTAPDPDHFDSVLPDLKRITTRAIDFFMEKKHTEIGFVGGTYYNPNTGEDEMDIRERTFRTYMQEAGLLKESYIFCNRGFSVENGYHLMKKAIQRLGEDLPTAFFVASDPIAVGCLQALNEHGIAIPGRVSIISVNNISITKYVSPPLTTFHIDIHEICKNAIQFLLEQVLEKRKTVKTLYIGAKLIVRKSTN
- a CDS encoding sugar ABC transporter permease, coding for MRLDMKKRKFIRLLISYLILGFMMVIIIYPLLWTVGASFNPGNSLVSTSIIPKNPTLDHYKELFEGKESLQYVQWFINSMKISFFTMIGSVITVSFSAYAFSRFRFKGRKNGLTLFLLLQMVPQFSALVALFVLAQMLGMMNSHWLLIFLYIGGLIPMNTYLMKGYLDSIPVDLDESARIDGASHTKIFFRILVPLSKPMIAVVAMNGFTGPLGDFVLSSAILRTPESYTLPIGLYNLVNQVMGASYTTFAAGAILISIPVAIVFLMLQKNFVSGLTSGGTKG
- a CDS encoding sugar ABC transporter substrate-binding protein; this translates as MMGKGFLRAALSMFALSLVLAGCGPKESGNEKSSSKSKSGKDYDLLVWEDIEKSEGIKDAIEQFEKENNVKIKVVEKPYAQQLENLRLDGPAGTGPDVFTMPGDQIGTAVTEGLVKELNVGEDIRSIYTDVAMQSQIVNGKVYGLPKAVETTILFYNKDLISEDELPSTLEEWYELSKKMTDGKKYGLLALWDQIYYAQSVMSAYGSYIFGKDENGNYNPEDIGLNNEGAVKGAEFIKKFYQDGLFPKGMIGEQAINVLDSLFSEGKAAAVISGPWNLEPYKAAGINYGVAKLPEVTPGKNMSSFLGVKSYNVSAYSKNPELAEKLVIFLANAENSKKRYEITKEVPAVKALAEDPAITQNEGARAVAQQSQFSELTPNIPEMNEVWTPIDSALQTIVTGKADAKKALDQAVQTIKNQIKANHGKK
- a CDS encoding carbohydrate ABC transporter permease; protein product: MPHRKIALLLSLIPGLGQFYNRQWIKGAVFFILTIAFFSAFYDLLNMGFWGIVTLGTEVPRDNSIFLLAEGIIALIVTGLGLLIYYFNLRDAYRVGKLRDENKPVGSLREEYHNLIEQGYPYLLTGPSLFILIFAVIFPILFSIALAFTNYDLYHSPPAKLVDWVGLDTFKKIFTVDIWRSTFFDVLGWTIVWTVVASTLQVSLGILMAVIVHQKDLKFKGLIRTVLILPWAVPGFVTILIFSGLFNDSFGAINNQILAFFGIDPIPWMTNAQWTKLALILMQGWLGFPYVFLVTTGVLQSIPNDLYEAATIDGASVFSKFRYITLPLILISIAPIIITQFTFNFNNFNIIYLFNGGGPAVPGSTAGGTDILVSWIYKLTMQSSQYSLAAALTILLSTFVILISLWFFRKSRSFKEGV
- a CDS encoding beta-galactosidase, whose amino-acid sequence is MVRKTYVTDAKYFLHGGDYNPDQWLDRKDILADDLKFMKMTRTNTFSVGIFSWSMLEPEEGVYNFEWLDEIFDNIYKNGGRIILATPSGARPAWMSQRYPEILRVNEYRMKQLHGGRHNHCFTSKIYREKTQNINRLLAERYGKHPALLMWHVSNEYSGECHCENCQNAFREWLKKKYNNDLKALNDAWWTAFWSHTYTDWSQIESPSPIGENSIHGLKLDWKRFVTDQTISFFENEIVPLREITPHIPITTNFMADTYDLIPFQGLDYSKFAKHVDVVSWDAYPAWHNDWETTADLAMKVGFINDLYRSLKQQPFILMESTPSGVNWQNVNKAKRPGMHILSSLQMIAHGSDSVMYFQWRKSRGSAEKFHGAVVDHDNRSDNRVFKEVAKLGEILEKIGKITGSNRQSEVGILYDWENNWALNDAQGFAMETKRYPQTLQEHYRFFWERDIPVDVITKEKDFSRYKLLIAPMLYLASGETLGKLKEYVKNGGTLVMTYLSGLVDENDLVYLGGWPKELQEVFGITPLEIDTYYPKDKNSVTYENKTFVVKDYATVIENRSAAVLGEYLEDFYAHTPAITVHPFGKGKAYFLGARLEAAFHQAFYGNLTEELGIKPPVTVRHGKGVSVQVRRDEAHEYVFVMNFTEEKQPVAFETELKDLLTGETLYGETVLEKYEVKIAERSLSSR
- a CDS encoding galactokinase — its product is MNVEQLSRLFKETFAADHFRLFFAPGRINLIGEHTDYNGGYVFPCAITFGTYALARKRNDRVFRMYSANFPERGIITFDLDDLAYKKEHDWANYPKGMVKMLADAGHPIDGGADVLFYGNIPNGAGLSSSASIEMATGVMLEKLFGLSVDRLELVKIGKKVENEFIGVNSGIMDQFAVGMGKKDTAILLDCNTLKYEYYPIRLDGYRIVIMNTNKRRELAGSKYNERRKECDTALQILQRHAAIQSLGDLTPEQFEDLSPNLTDPVVRRRAKHAVYENARTIRAAEALKRNDLQLFGRLMNESHISLRDDYEVTGPELDAIVEAAWEQEGVLGARMTGAGFGGCAIAIVETEQIPRFIENVGRIYKEKIGYEAAFYHVTIGDGAKELAAGEFDLV
- a CDS encoding glycosyl hydrolase 53 family protein, coding for MERKRLNIKKINVIMASVVLLFFNSLQPNGFVNAAGILDQTEDSYLKNGGFETDFWEDHSWQIETDNWDFLDIRHFPYGNDPYIEPDEGNFALKYWVKDSAEGTGSFTIKQTIDKLPAGYYELSVRIMGGTGDEAGEVALFAGESITNAAVTKGYNQWETIKLKFEWKEDQQNITVGAAVSGKPNAWGYIDHFRLVKVPEPVQADLFVERVDGISKNFIKGADVSSIIALEESGVKFYNFKGEEQDIFQTLAEAGINYVRVRVWNDPYDSSGRGYGGGNNDLTKAIKIGQRATANGMKVLVDFHYSDFWADPAKQKAPKAWSNLTFEEKKEALYEYTKESLQALRNAGVDVGMVQIGNETNGGLAGEKEWPKICELFNQGSKAVRDVSKDILVVLHFTNPEVPGGYETIAETLNKNHVDYDVFASSYYPYWHGSLENLTAVLKHVADTYGKKVMVAETSYVYTYEDGDGHENTAPKSGQTLNYPVTVQGQAHAIRDVIDAVVQVGEAGIGVFYWEPAWIPVGPPENLEKNKEIWEKYGSGWATRFAAEYDPEDAGKWYGGSAVDNQALFDFHGHPLPSLNVFKYVDTGAVAPLKIDEIKNIYLSVYEGEKIPVPEKVSVVYNDGTEKSETVAWDEAAIEDAVRKGIGRYEIRGKVLGIYNVTMYLEIKPKNYVLNPSFEEEDRSMWKITYRNGTSPHTDFLNKASDAKTGNYSLHFYSDQAVDFMVEQTITGLEPGYYNFNLFLQGGDAKDAEMYIFADTGEKLYKTGTSVNGWANWVNPEIKGILVLDGTVTIGASIKAGAGAWGTLDDFYLYRVGDYTPDGEKGGQGETGNHGGTGNGQQENAKDEKEEQGILVPDKFARGHHPEAESNDPARKLPDTGTSHFQILLAGAVVLFTGALLFLKAKRLSGQKS
- the galE gene encoding UDP-glucose 4-epimerase GalE, producing the protein MSILVLGGAGYIGSHCVYQLIDEGYDVVVVDNFQTGHRQAVHPKAKLYQGDIRDRDFLKDVFKKEDIEGVIHFAANSLVGESMKIPLAYYDNNVYGTQVLLETMIGAGVKRIVFSSTAAVYGEPEKVPITEDMPTVPTNTYGETKLAMEKMMKWCEQAHGLKYVSLRYFNVAGARSTGEIGEDHRPETHLIPIILETALGKREHITIFGDDYPTKDGTCIRDYVHVEDLIDAHILALKYLQKGGKSDVFNLGSSRGFSVKEMIDMARAVTGREIPAKIGKRRPGDPSVLIASSEKAKKVLGWNPTRTNIERIIQDAWRWHSTHPDGYRE